A region of Kribbella sp. NBC_01245 DNA encodes the following proteins:
- a CDS encoding fused MFS/spermidine synthase, producing the protein MSEREIVEQDDPTAGTGADDGQRVEKVRVGRRTAVGLAFGSSAAVLVLELISLRLVAPYLGLTLETNTAIIGVALAAIATGAAMGGRMADVVSPTRSLGPTILVSGALIMLILPVVRWTGEAVRGGSSNAVFLAVAIAMFVPASLLAAVTPMVTKLQLATLAETGTVVGRLSAYATVGAIAGTILTGFVFVAQVPTSTIVLWLGGLLVVSGLVLTLVLRGARAAAGPLAIAIVGTGLTVIAPKPCEVETAYHCARVVVDPARASGRTLYLDKLRHSYVDLNDPTYLEFEYAKDIVAAVGARWPGTEPLKALHVGGGGLTLPRYFQATRLGTQNKVFEIDPGVVEVDKAQLGAKTGPDLDVQVRDGRLGVRDEPADSRDLVIGDAFGGVAVPWHLTTRETIADIRRVLDSDGLYAVNVIDFGPLAFARAEVRTIAAEFPHTAVVARKTKLAREAGGNLVVLGSDQPIDAAAIMAGIGERAPLYDVLTEPDELKAFIGDAPLLTDDFAPVDQLLTPTPT; encoded by the coding sequence GTGAGCGAGCGCGAGATTGTGGAGCAGGACGACCCGACGGCCGGAACAGGGGCTGATGACGGGCAGCGGGTTGAGAAGGTGCGGGTTGGGCGGCGGACGGCCGTGGGGTTGGCGTTCGGGTCTTCGGCGGCCGTGTTGGTGCTGGAGCTGATCTCGCTCCGCCTGGTAGCGCCGTACTTGGGGCTGACGCTCGAGACCAATACCGCGATCATCGGGGTCGCCCTGGCCGCGATCGCGACCGGTGCCGCGATGGGCGGGCGGATGGCTGACGTGGTGTCGCCGACGCGTTCGCTCGGGCCGACGATCCTCGTGTCCGGCGCGCTCATCATGCTGATCCTGCCCGTGGTTCGCTGGACCGGTGAGGCCGTGCGCGGCGGCTCGAGCAATGCGGTGTTCCTCGCCGTCGCGATAGCCATGTTCGTCCCGGCGTCGCTCCTGGCCGCGGTCACGCCGATGGTCACCAAACTCCAGCTCGCGACGTTGGCGGAGACCGGCACGGTGGTCGGCCGGTTGTCCGCCTATGCCACGGTCGGCGCCATCGCCGGCACGATCCTGACCGGTTTCGTTTTCGTCGCGCAGGTCCCGACCAGCACGATCGTCCTCTGGCTCGGCGGCCTACTGGTCGTCAGCGGCCTTGTACTGACTCTCGTACTACGTGGCGCCCGTGCCGCCGCAGGCCCGCTAGCGATCGCCATAGTCGGCACCGGTCTGACGGTGATCGCCCCGAAGCCCTGTGAGGTCGAGACGGCCTACCACTGCGCACGAGTCGTAGTAGACCCCGCACGTGCCAGTGGCCGCACGCTCTACCTGGACAAACTCCGCCACTCGTACGTCGACCTGAACGACCCGACGTACTTGGAGTTCGAGTACGCGAAGGACATCGTCGCGGCCGTCGGAGCCCGTTGGCCCGGCACTGAGCCGCTCAAGGCGCTGCACGTCGGCGGGGGAGGCCTGACGCTCCCCAGGTACTTCCAGGCAACGAGGCTGGGCACGCAGAACAAGGTCTTCGAGATCGACCCGGGCGTCGTCGAGGTCGACAAGGCCCAGCTCGGTGCGAAGACCGGGCCGGACCTCGACGTCCAGGTCCGGGATGGGCGCCTCGGCGTGCGGGATGAGCCGGCCGACAGCCGCGACCTGGTCATCGGCGACGCGTTCGGCGGGGTGGCCGTGCCGTGGCACCTGACCACGCGCGAGACCATCGCGGACATTCGCCGCGTGCTCGACAGCGACGGGCTGTACGCCGTGAACGTGATCGACTTCGGGCCGCTGGCGTTCGCCCGGGCCGAGGTGCGCACGATCGCGGCCGAATTCCCGCACACCGCCGTGGTCGCGCGCAAGACGAAGCTCGCGCGTGAGGCCGGCGGCAACCTGGTTGTGCTCGGGTCTGACCAGCCGATCGACGCCGCCGCGATCATGGCCGGCATCGGCGAACGGGCACCGCTCTACGACGTACTGACCGAGCCGGACGAGCTCAAGGCCTTCATCGGTGACGCCCCCCTGCTGACCGACGACTTCGCGCCCGTGGACCAACTCCTCACGCCGACCCCGACATAA